In Simplicispira sp. 125, one DNA window encodes the following:
- a CDS encoding formimidoylglutamate deiminase: MTAPHTGVAGTLFAEHALLPGGWARDVLLQWDASGRLLAVAPGSAPGSAPRTPGPLLPGMPNLHSHAFQRAFAGLTEYRAESQDSFWSWRNLMYRFAAHITPESLEAIATWLYVEMLEAGYTSVCEFHYLHHAPDGQPYADDAALAHALLRAARTAGIGMTLLPVLYQTSGFGGQPARKDQARFIRSTDNMLSLLQRLAPAAQAQAAVLGLAPHSLRAVPPDSLREAVAGITALSPQAPIHLHIAEQTQEVEDCIAWSGLRPVQWLLDHAPVDARWCLVHATHMTQGEYAAAARTGAVAGICPSTEANLGDGIFDMPQWLVHGGAWGVGSDSHACVNAAEELMLLEYGQRLSLRQRNVLASNAHAQVATAMTQQAVRGGAQAAGRNVAGLVVGQQADMLALDAQHVALAGLDAEHMLAAHVFASQRTSALHSLWVGGVPRVVGGRHALHGEAAHAFVAARQATIAAD, from the coding sequence ATGACCGCCCCCCACACCGGCGTCGCCGGAACCCTGTTTGCCGAACACGCCCTGCTGCCCGGTGGCTGGGCGCGTGATGTGCTGCTGCAATGGGATGCCTCGGGGCGCTTGCTGGCCGTGGCCCCGGGCAGCGCCCCCGGCAGCGCACCGCGTACACCCGGCCCGCTGCTGCCCGGCATGCCCAATCTGCATTCGCACGCCTTCCAGCGTGCGTTTGCAGGCCTTACCGAATACCGGGCCGAGAGCCAGGACAGCTTCTGGAGCTGGCGCAACCTCATGTACCGCTTTGCGGCCCACATCACCCCCGAGAGCCTGGAGGCCATTGCCACCTGGCTCTACGTGGAGATGCTGGAGGCTGGTTACACCTCGGTGTGCGAGTTTCACTATTTGCACCACGCCCCGGACGGCCAGCCCTATGCCGACGATGCCGCGCTCGCCCACGCCCTACTGCGCGCCGCGCGCACGGCGGGTATCGGCATGACGCTGCTGCCCGTGCTGTACCAGACCAGTGGCTTTGGCGGCCAGCCAGCCCGCAAGGACCAGGCGCGCTTCATCCGCAGCACCGACAACATGCTCTCGTTATTGCAGCGCCTGGCGCCCGCTGCACAAGCGCAAGCGGCTGTTTTGGGCCTGGCCCCGCATTCGCTGCGCGCCGTGCCGCCGGACAGCCTGCGCGAAGCCGTTGCTGGCATCACCGCTTTGAGCCCGCAGGCCCCCATCCACCTCCACATCGCCGAGCAGACACAGGAAGTGGAGGACTGCATCGCCTGGAGCGGCCTGCGCCCCGTGCAGTGGCTGCTCGACCATGCGCCCGTGGACGCGCGCTGGTGCCTGGTGCACGCCACCCACATGACGCAGGGGGAATACGCCGCTGCCGCGCGCACCGGCGCTGTGGCGGGCATTTGCCCCAGTACAGAGGCCAATCTGGGGGACGGCATTTTCGACATGCCGCAGTGGCTGGTGCACGGCGGCGCCTGGGGTGTGGGCTCGGACAGCCATGCCTGCGTCAACGCGGCCGAAGAACTCATGCTGCTCGAATACGGCCAGCGCCTGAGCCTGCGCCAGCGCAACGTGCTTGCCAGCAACGCGCATGCCCAGGTGGCCACCGCCATGACACAGCAGGCGGTGCGGGGTGGCGCGCAGGCCGCAGGCCGCAACGTGGCCGGGTTGGTCGTGGGCCAGCAAGCCGATATGCTGGCGCTGGATGCGCAGCATGTGGCGCTGGCAGGGCTGGACGCCGAGCACATGCTCGCCGCCCATGTGTTTGCCAGTCAGCGCACGAGTGCGCTGCACAGCCTGTGGGTGGGCGGCGTGCCCCGCGTGGTGGGTGGCCGCCACGCCTTGCATGGCGAAGCCGCGCACGCCTTTGTGGCCGCGCGCCAGGCCACCATTGCCGCAGATTGA
- a CDS encoding LysR family transcriptional regulator — MAFSSDSVQLFLAVLDHGSFSAAARALGRVPSAVSMAMGHLEAELDMALFDRHGREPRPTAAARALEPQARLLAGQLLQLNAQALALTQGLEERLTLAIAPELLAARWTGPLAALAHEYPLLQVEVLTAPQGDALALLHSGRAQLALVFERPSIDGREGFQEVGTETLVAVMAPDHPVLVNARAAATARGEALARALLREEHLTTTRQIVVASRDLAQTDPRFVFARHHWRTDNHLAALGLIEAGLGWGWQPRALVQPRIEAGRLVEMPFENLSNGTALWVDVVWSKERPLGLGAARFVALMRSDKDKGRVATLAGT, encoded by the coding sequence ATGGCCTTTTCCTCTGACAGCGTGCAATTGTTTCTGGCGGTGCTGGACCACGGCTCCTTCTCCGCCGCCGCGCGGGCACTGGGCCGGGTGCCCTCGGCCGTGAGCATGGCCATGGGCCACCTGGAAGCGGAGTTGGACATGGCGTTGTTTGACCGCCACGGACGCGAACCGCGCCCCACCGCAGCGGCTCGCGCCCTCGAGCCCCAGGCCCGCTTGCTGGCGGGGCAGCTGTTGCAGCTCAATGCGCAGGCCCTGGCGCTCACCCAGGGGCTGGAGGAACGTCTGACGCTGGCCATTGCCCCCGAGCTGCTGGCTGCCCGCTGGACGGGGCCGCTGGCGGCCCTGGCCCACGAATACCCGCTGCTGCAGGTGGAGGTGCTGACCGCACCGCAAGGCGATGCGCTGGCGCTATTGCATTCGGGCCGCGCGCAGCTGGCGCTGGTGTTCGAGCGGCCCAGCATCGATGGGCGCGAAGGTTTTCAGGAGGTGGGCACCGAAACCCTGGTGGCTGTCATGGCCCCCGATCACCCGGTACTGGTGAATGCCCGCGCAGCCGCCACTGCCCGGGGCGAGGCCCTCGCCCGCGCCTTGCTGCGCGAGGAACATCTGACCACCACACGCCAGATCGTCGTGGCCAGCCGCGACCTGGCGCAGACCGACCCGCGCTTTGTGTTTGCCCGCCACCACTGGCGCACCGACAACCACCTGGCCGCACTGGGCCTGATCGAGGCCGGGCTGGGCTGGGGCTGGCAGCCGCGCGCACTGGTACAACCGCGCATCGAGGCCGGGCGGCTGGTAGAGATGCCGTTTGAGAACCTGAGCAATGGCACCGCGCTGTGGGTGGATGTGGTGTGGTCCAAAGAGCGGCCGCTGGGCCTGGGCGCCGCGCGGTTTGTGGCGCTGATGCGCAGCGACAAAGACAAGGGGCGCGTTGCCACGCTGGCAGGAACATAA
- a CDS encoding Glu/Leu/Phe/Val dehydrogenase gives MSPSAGTPAAPSHPVPSYLHADDLGPWGNYLKQVDRVSPYLGNLSRWVETLKRPKRILIVDVPIEMDNGTIAHFEGYRVQHNLSRGPGKGGVRFHQDVTLSEVMALSAWMSVKTAAVNVPYGGAKGGIRVNPKTLSRGELERMTRRYTSEIGLIIGPTKDIPAPDVNTNEQIMAWMMDTYSMNTGEAATGVVTGKPIDLGGSLGRREATGRGVFTVGLEAAHHTGLKIEGARIAVQGFGNVGGTAARLFCDVGAKLVAVQDHTGTIVHEGGMDAGALQEHVKNTGGVAGFPGTEVIANEDFWGVPCEILIPAALESQITAENAPKIHAKLVIEGANGPTTPEADDILHDSGVLVLPDVIANAGGVTVSYFEWVQDFSSFFWTEDEINARLVRIMKEAFAGVWQTAQQHKVSLRTATFIIACTRMLHAREMRGLYP, from the coding sequence ATGTCGCCATCCGCCGGCACCCCTGCCGCTCCATCGCACCCAGTGCCTTCGTACCTGCATGCCGACGATCTCGGCCCGTGGGGCAACTACCTCAAGCAGGTAGACCGCGTTTCGCCGTATCTGGGCAACCTCTCGCGCTGGGTCGAGACGCTCAAGCGCCCCAAGCGCATCCTGATCGTGGACGTGCCGATCGAGATGGACAACGGCACCATCGCCCACTTTGAAGGCTACCGGGTGCAGCACAACCTCTCGCGCGGGCCGGGCAAGGGCGGCGTGCGTTTTCACCAGGACGTGACGCTGTCCGAAGTGATGGCGCTGTCGGCCTGGATGTCGGTCAAAACGGCGGCCGTCAACGTGCCCTACGGCGGCGCCAAGGGCGGTATCCGCGTGAACCCCAAAACCCTCTCGCGGGGCGAGCTCGAGCGCATGACACGCCGCTACACCAGCGAGATTGGTCTCATCATCGGCCCGACCAAGGACATCCCTGCTCCAGACGTGAACACCAACGAACAAATCATGGCCTGGATGATGGACACCTACTCCATGAACACCGGCGAGGCTGCCACCGGCGTGGTGACCGGCAAGCCGATCGACCTGGGCGGCTCGCTCGGCCGGCGCGAAGCCACGGGCCGCGGCGTGTTCACCGTGGGGCTGGAAGCAGCGCACCACACCGGCCTGAAAATCGAAGGCGCCCGCATTGCGGTACAGGGTTTTGGCAACGTGGGCGGTACGGCGGCCAGGCTGTTCTGTGATGTCGGAGCCAAATTGGTGGCGGTGCAGGACCACACCGGCACCATCGTCCATGAGGGCGGCATGGACGCTGGCGCGCTGCAAGAGCATGTGAAGAACACCGGCGGCGTCGCGGGCTTCCCCGGCACGGAAGTGATCGCCAACGAAGATTTCTGGGGGGTGCCCTGCGAGATCCTGATTCCGGCCGCGCTGGAGAGCCAGATCACGGCCGAGAACGCCCCGAAGATCCACGCCAAACTGGTCATCGAAGGTGCCAACGGCCCCACCACCCCCGAGGCCGACGACATCCTGCACGACAGCGGCGTGCTGGTGCTGCCCGACGTGATTGCCAACGCCGGCGGCGTAACGGTGAGCTACTTCGAGTGGGTGCAGGATTTCTCCAGCTTCTTCTGGACCGAGGACGAGATCAACGCCCGCCTGGTGCGCATCATGAAGGAGGCCTTTGCCGGCGTCTGGCAGACAGCGCAACAGCACAAGGTCAGCCTGCGCACAGCCACCTTCATCATCGCCTGCACACGCATGCTCCACGCCCGCGAGATGCGCGGCCTGTACCCATAA
- a CDS encoding PACE efflux transporter: protein MPSPPLIPGLHGVRRRVVYVSIYELIAIAVATFGLAQFSSQGVGHAGVMAVASSAIAVAWNLVFNALFERWEARQVVRGRSLRRRLAHAVGFEGGLVFTLVPLFAWWFDISLWQALVMDLGLVVFFLCYTFVFNWSFDQVFGLPASAA from the coding sequence ATGCCATCTCCGCCTCTCATCCCCGGCCTGCACGGCGTGCGCCGCCGCGTGGTCTACGTCAGTATTTACGAATTGATCGCCATTGCCGTCGCCACTTTCGGGCTCGCGCAGTTTTCCAGCCAGGGTGTGGGACATGCCGGGGTGATGGCTGTGGCCTCGTCGGCCATCGCCGTGGCCTGGAACCTGGTCTTCAATGCCCTTTTTGAGCGCTGGGAAGCCCGCCAGGTGGTGCGCGGCCGCAGCCTGCGCCGCCGCTTGGCGCATGCGGTGGGCTTCGAGGGCGGACTGGTGTTTACGCTGGTGCCGCTGTTTGCCTGGTGGTTCGACATCAGCCTGTGGCAGGCGCTGGTGATGGACCTGGGGCTGGTGGTGTTTTTCCTGTGCTACACCTTTGTCTTTAATTGGAGTTTTGACCAGGTTTTTGGCTTGCCCGCCTCCGCGGCATAA
- the hutG gene encoding N-formylglutamate deformylase, with translation MRQTASPSAPAPFVFHQGTAPLLISIPHGGVYVPPLLAERFGPEAREVPDTDWHLERLYAFAKDMGASILAATHSRYVIDLNRPPDGASLYPGQNVTGLCPIDGFDETPIYPRGDVPGADEVAARRDAIWVPYHAQLRTELDRIRTAHGVAVLWDAHSIRSVLPRFFEGKLPDLNLGTADGASCDPALAQELLRIAQSAPGYTAVLNGRFKGGHITRHYGDPARNIHAVQLEMTQCSYMQEALPFAYLPERAAQVQPHLRRLLEAVLAFADGAKA, from the coding sequence ATGCGTCAGACCGCCAGCCCAAGCGCCCCCGCGCCCTTTGTGTTCCACCAGGGCACCGCGCCCCTGCTCATTTCCATCCCGCACGGCGGCGTATATGTGCCGCCCCTGCTGGCCGAGCGCTTCGGCCCCGAGGCGCGCGAAGTGCCCGACACCGATTGGCACCTGGAACGCCTGTACGCTTTTGCCAAGGACATGGGCGCGTCCATCCTCGCCGCCACCCATTCGCGCTATGTGATCGACCTGAACCGTCCGCCCGATGGCGCCAGCCTGTACCCCGGCCAGAACGTCACCGGCCTGTGCCCGATCGACGGCTTTGACGAGACGCCCATCTACCCGCGTGGCGACGTGCCCGGTGCCGATGAGGTTGCCGCGCGCCGCGACGCCATTTGGGTGCCCTACCACGCCCAGCTGCGCACCGAGCTCGACCGCATCCGCACGGCGCACGGCGTGGCCGTGCTGTGGGACGCGCACTCCATCCGCTCGGTGCTGCCGCGCTTCTTCGAAGGCAAGCTGCCCGACCTGAACCTGGGCACGGCGGACGGCGCCAGTTGCGACCCGGCCCTGGCGCAGGAGCTGCTGCGCATCGCGCAAAGCGCGCCCGGCTACACCGCGGTGCTCAACGGCCGTTTCAAGGGCGGCCACATCACGCGCCACTATGGGGACCCGGCACGCAACATCCACGCCGTGCAGCTGGAGATGACGCAGTGCAGCTACATGCAGGAAGCGCTGCCGTTTGCCTACCTGCCCGAACGCGCCGCGCAGGTGCAGCCGCATCTGCGGCGCCTGCTGGAGGCGGTGTTGGCGTTTGCGGACGGCGCGAAGGCGTAA
- a CDS encoding histidinol-phosphate transaminase: protein MTAPSIHALARPEVLPLPAYNAGLSSAAVRARYGVTEIARLASNENPYGPSPAVARALVDLAAQLGNYPDAQCTALRAAIGERTGVAADCIVVGNGSEDILQMLCQAFLSPGARVLTQRPAFGLHEIYPRMMGGQVELLELTPALGFDTDAWCAALARGPHMAMLANPSNPVGCMFDADAFTRLLDATPDHTLLVVDEAYVEYARLAPGYPDVLALLRARSMPWIVLRTFSKAWGLAGLRVGYGLASDAALVQLLDRVRTPFNVNYAAQTAALAAWGDEAHMQHAVAETVRLREQLAARLRAAPGLQGIRIAPSATNFLFIDLGRPNGPVAEALLAHGIITKPWKDPGFETFLRISVGTAQDLERLVQALTAILGAAA, encoded by the coding sequence ATGACCGCTCCCTCCATCCATGCCCTCGCCCGTCCCGAGGTGCTCCCCCTGCCGGCCTACAACGCCGGGCTGTCGTCTGCGGCCGTGCGTGCGCGCTACGGCGTGACCGAGATTGCCCGCCTGGCCAGCAACGAGAACCCTTATGGCCCCAGTCCCGCGGTGGCGCGGGCGCTGGTCGATCTGGCCGCCCAGCTTGGCAACTACCCCGATGCCCAATGCACAGCGCTGCGCGCCGCCATTGGCGAGCGCACCGGCGTCGCTGCCGACTGCATCGTGGTCGGCAATGGCTCCGAGGACATCCTGCAGATGCTCTGCCAGGCCTTTCTGTCGCCGGGCGCCCGCGTGCTCACCCAGCGCCCGGCCTTTGGCCTGCACGAAATTTACCCGCGCATGATGGGGGGCCAGGTCGAGCTGCTGGAGCTGACGCCCGCGCTGGGCTTTGATACCGACGCCTGGTGCGCGGCCCTCGCGCGCGGCCCCCACATGGCCATGCTGGCCAACCCGTCCAACCCCGTGGGCTGCATGTTCGATGCCGATGCATTCACCCGCCTGCTCGATGCCACGCCCGACCACACCTTGCTGGTGGTGGACGAGGCCTATGTCGAATACGCAAGGCTCGCTCCCGGTTATCCCGATGTGCTGGCCCTGCTGCGTGCGCGCAGCATGCCCTGGATCGTGCTGCGCACCTTCTCCAAAGCCTGGGGCCTGGCGGGCCTGCGCGTGGGCTACGGCCTGGCGTCGGACGCCGCGCTGGTGCAGCTGCTGGACCGCGTGCGCACGCCGTTCAATGTCAACTACGCCGCGCAGACCGCCGCGCTGGCCGCCTGGGGCGACGAGGCGCACATGCAGCACGCCGTGGCCGAGACGGTGCGGCTGCGCGAGCAACTGGCGGCGCGCCTGCGTGCGGCGCCCGGCCTGCAGGGGATTCGCATTGCACCCTCGGCCACCAACTTTTTGTTCATCGACCTGGGCCGCCCCAATGGCCCGGTCGCCGAGGCCTTGCTCGCGCACGGCATCATCACCAAGCCCTGGAAGGACCCGGGGTTCGAGACCTTCCTGCGCATTTCGGTGGGGACGGCGCAGGACCTGGAGCGCTTGGTGCAGGCGCTCACCGCCATCTTGGGGGCCGCCGCATGA
- the hutI gene encoding imidazolonepropionase, with protein sequence MSSTACATGVWRHLRLVPELAVPDVPLAAGAWAAVVVEGGMLRWVGPQGAVPAAYAALPQFDGGGELATPGLVECHTHLVYGGQRANEFAMRLAGASYEEVAKAGGGIISSVNATRAASEDELFELAKPRLQALLDEGVCAIEIKSGYGLALVHERKQLRVARRLGEALGVTVRTTFLGAHALPPEFAGRSQDYIDLVCNEMLPALVAEGLVDAVDVFCERIAFTLAETEQVFRAAQQLGIPVKLHAEQISDMGGSQLAARYGALSCDHIEHLSQAGIDAMKASGTVAVLLPGAYYTLRDTQVPPIAALRAAGVPMAVSTDHNPGTSPVLSLLLMANMACTLFRLTVPEALAGITQHAARALGLQDTHGLLASHRPANFVLWPFAQAAELAYWFGHKPACTIVRQGRVVQGAPACVPSTHQGFTP encoded by the coding sequence ATGTCTTCAACTGCTTGCGCCACGGGCGTGTGGCGCCACCTGCGCCTGGTGCCGGAACTTGCCGTGCCCGACGTGCCGTTGGCGGCAGGCGCATGGGCCGCCGTGGTGGTGGAGGGCGGCATGCTGCGCTGGGTCGGCCCCCAGGGCGCCGTGCCCGCAGCCTATGCCGCGTTGCCGCAGTTCGATGGCGGCGGCGAGCTCGCCACGCCTGGCCTGGTCGAGTGCCATACCCATCTGGTCTATGGCGGCCAGCGTGCGAATGAATTTGCCATGCGCCTGGCCGGTGCCAGCTACGAAGAGGTCGCCAAGGCTGGGGGCGGCATTATCTCCAGCGTGAACGCTACGCGGGCCGCGAGTGAAGACGAACTGTTTGAACTCGCCAAACCTCGGCTGCAGGCGTTGCTCGATGAAGGCGTGTGCGCCATCGAAATCAAGTCCGGCTACGGCCTGGCGCTGGTGCACGAGCGCAAGCAGCTGCGTGTGGCACGGCGCCTGGGCGAGGCGCTGGGCGTGACGGTGCGCACCACCTTCCTGGGCGCGCACGCGCTGCCGCCCGAGTTCGCCGGGCGCAGCCAGGACTACATCGACCTCGTCTGCAACGAGATGCTGCCCGCGCTGGTCGCCGAGGGCCTGGTCGATGCGGTCGATGTGTTCTGCGAGCGCATCGCCTTCACGCTGGCCGAGACGGAGCAGGTCTTTCGCGCCGCACAGCAACTGGGTATCCCGGTCAAGCTCCACGCCGAGCAGATCTCGGACATGGGCGGCTCGCAGCTCGCAGCCCGCTATGGCGCGCTGTCGTGCGACCACATCGAGCATTTGTCGCAGGCCGGTATCGACGCCATGAAAGCCTCGGGCACCGTGGCCGTGCTGCTGCCCGGCGCCTACTACACGCTGCGCGATACGCAAGTGCCGCCCATTGCCGCCCTGCGCGCAGCGGGCGTGCCCATGGCCGTCTCCACCGACCACAACCCCGGTACCTCGCCCGTGCTCAGCCTGCTGCTCATGGCCAACATGGCCTGCACGCTGTTTCGCCTGACGGTGCCCGAGGCGCTGGCGGGCATCACGCAGCACGCCGCCCGCGCGCTGGGCCTGCAGGACACGCACGGCCTGCTCGCGTCCCACCGCCCGGCCAACTTCGTGCTGTGGCCCTTTGCGCAAGCGGCCGAACTGGCGTACTGGTTTGGCCACAAGCCGGCATGCACCATCGTGCGGCAAGGGCGCGTCGTGCAGGGCGCACCGGCTTGCGTGCCATCGACCCACCAAGGATTCACTCCATGA
- a CDS encoding homocysteine S-methyltransferase family protein has product MHDLPYTRAQQLPALLEKRIAILDGAMGTMIQRFKLGEAQYRGEGYSGPGSVGDRFKDFARDVKGNNELLSLTRPDVIRDIHERYLAAGADLIETNTFGATTIAQEDYKMADLAREMNLRSAQLARAACDKFSTPDHPRYVAGALGPTPKTASISPDVNDPGARNITFEQLRQAYYEQTEALIEGGADVILVETIFDTLNAKAALFAIDEVFEKTGERLPLIISGTVTDASGRILSGQTVTAFWHSVRHARPLAVGLNCALGAALMRPYIQELAKVAPDTFISCYPNAGLPNPMSDTGFDETPEVTSRLVHEFAAEGLVNIVGGCCGTTPGHIDAIAASVAGAAPRARGVFYRETV; this is encoded by the coding sequence ATGCACGATTTACCCTACACCCGCGCCCAGCAGCTCCCCGCCCTTCTTGAGAAGCGCATCGCCATCCTCGACGGCGCCATGGGCACCATGATCCAGCGCTTCAAGCTGGGCGAAGCGCAGTACCGGGGCGAAGGCTACAGCGGCCCGGGCAGCGTGGGCGACCGTTTCAAGGATTTTGCGCGCGATGTGAAAGGCAACAACGAGCTGCTCAGCCTGACACGGCCCGATGTGATCCGCGACATCCACGAGCGCTACCTGGCCGCTGGTGCCGACCTGATCGAGACCAACACCTTCGGCGCGACGACGATTGCGCAAGAGGACTACAAGATGGCCGACCTGGCGCGCGAGATGAACCTGCGCTCGGCGCAGCTGGCGCGTGCGGCTTGCGACAAATTCAGCACGCCGGATCACCCGCGCTATGTGGCCGGGGCGCTGGGCCCGACGCCCAAGACCGCCAGCATCAGCCCTGATGTGAACGACCCGGGCGCGCGCAACATCACCTTCGAGCAGTTGCGCCAAGCCTATTACGAACAGACCGAAGCCTTGATTGAAGGCGGTGCCGACGTGATTCTGGTCGAGACCATCTTCGACACGCTCAACGCCAAGGCGGCGCTGTTCGCCATCGACGAGGTGTTCGAAAAAACCGGCGAGCGCCTGCCCCTCATCATCAGCGGCACCGTCACCGACGCCTCGGGCCGCATCCTTTCGGGCCAGACGGTGACGGCTTTCTGGCACAGCGTGCGCCACGCCCGCCCGCTGGCCGTGGGCCTGAACTGCGCGCTGGGCGCGGCGCTGATGCGCCCCTATATCCAGGAGCTGGCCAAGGTGGCGCCCGACACTTTCATCAGCTGCTACCCCAACGCCGGCCTGCCCAACCCGATGAGCGACACCGGCTTCGACGAAACGCCCGAAGTCACCAGCCGCCTGGTGCACGAGTTTGCCGCCGAGGGGCTGGTCAACATCGTCGGCGGTTGCTGCGGCACCACGCCCGGCCACATTGACGCGATTGCCGCCAGCGTGGCCGGCGCGGCACCGCGTGCGCGCGGTGTGTTTTACCGCGAGACGGTTTGA